One window of Plasmodium relictum strain SGS1 genome assembly, chromosome: 14 genomic DNA carries:
- a CDS encoding homocysteine S-methyltransferase, putative, whose amino-acid sequence MSKHIYTLDGGKISELDRLGFKNFDFLSCDDDNEYDVSKNEMKNILENIHLSYFLAGCNIINTNTFQVNLHSLKKRNIGVEKGEEILNTYIDIAYKSLQKYKEIKRNENFLLNYSKNINDSIYEHLENFKNIRKKLNILHDNDTINTKIYLDELKLQNTHLKKKIDRNKNNYIAFSNGCYNSAFRDFSEYSGVLHKNKEKLKDKKLSTYVKTNNMIKLEKMKMRNNNNKNPKNLSKKNIKHHKYYDIKLKLLYSNTLFNSKLCNIEMIPRNKMDNESIYIFSPNSKLFNYGIEYYIDVSDEEIISNCKFKLGSFSKNANKLNFFSLTTASNIREVLTFYNYIKYYGNTFNNSVIVNFFCNSSKYIGCSHYSFFDFASLLLYLDSYNKYIRAIGLNCINIENAYDLFYPFKKYVCQYNNINVDLYKSDNSQMNSIAKCVMNDLKKNRYVNDVDFFCSPNKSLENVIFDNNNNNINFQNSSKKSNHVYNFIEKWLGVNVNGFGGCCFYNPYDISLIDYKLRQLL is encoded by the coding sequence atgagtaaACACATATATACTCTGGATGGAGGAAAAATAAGTGAATTAGATAGATTaggttttaaaaattttgattttttatcATGTGATGATGATAATGAATATGATGTatcaaaaaatgaaatgaaaaatattctaGAAAATATTCATTTGAGTTATTTTCTTGCTGGATGTAACATTATCAATACTAATACATTTCAAGTTAATTTACATAGTTTAAAAAAACGAAATATTGGTGTAGAAAAAGGAGAAGAGAtattaaatacatatatagaTATAGCATACAAAagtttacaaaaatataaagagaTAAAAAggaatgaaaattttttattgaactattctaaaaatataaatgattctATTTATGAACActtagaaaattttaaaaatattagaaaaaaattaaatattttacatgATAATGATACTATCAatacaaaaatttatttagatgaattaaaattacaaaatacacatttaaaaaaaaaaatagatagaaataaaaataattatattgcTTTTTCTAATGGGTGTTATAATTCTGCTTTTCGAGATTTTAGTGAGTATTCAGGAGTATTGCATaagaataaagaaaaattaaaagataaaaaattatcaacttacgtaaaaacaaataatatgataaaattagaaaaaatgaaaatgaggaataataataataaaaatcctaaaaatttatcaaaaaaaaatattaaacatcataaatattatgatataaaattaaaattattatatagcAATACTCTTTTTAACTCAAAACTATGTAATATAGAAATGATACCCAGAAATAAAATGGATAAtgaaagtatatatattttttcaccAAATAGCAAACTTTTTAATTATGGAATAGAATATTATATAGATGTATCAGACGAAGAAATTATAAGTAATTGTAAATTTAAGTTAGgttctttttctaaaaatgcaaataaactaaatttcttttctttaaCAACAGCTTCTAATATAAGAGAAgtattaactttttataattatattaagtACTATGGAAATACTTTTAACAATAGTGTAATTGTAAACTTTTTTTGCAACAGTTCTAAATATATCGGATGTTCCCATTATTCCTTTTTTGATTTtgcttcattattattatatttggactcttataataaatatataagagCAATAGGATTAAATTGCATAAACATAGAAAATGCCtatgatttattttatccttttaaaaaatatgtctgtcaatataataatatcaatgttgatttatataaaagtgACAATTCTCAAATGAATTCTATAGCTAAATGTGTAATGAAtgatttgaaaaaaaataggtATGTTAACGATGTcgattttttttgttcaccTAATAAATCTTTAGAAAACGTAATTTttgataataacaataataatataaattttcaaaattcatcaaaaaaaagtaatcATGTTTATAATTTCATTGAAAAATGGTTGGGAGTAAATGTAAATGGATTTGGTGGTTGCTGCTTTTATAATCCTTATGATATTTCTCTAATTGATTATAAATTAAGACaacttttataa
- the SENP1 gene encoding sentrin-specific protease 1, putative, whose product MNRIEWNIKDLFEKDKNNNEDKTNKCSKKINYEEKNDNDSYSSSINAYKTPIMVKKTNQTSENNHYFLLKKNRNSFSENAQIYNKLNKKMNHKLANRLTIKLNSNLNKNNDSYINSGNDKTSNKFNFADKETKSSGLLWKCVKNVYTSFTTAVKKNIFINDKNLEDNHISKEKSISNNSRIINKKMKIKKYKDTILNESCIFSKRKNDLISDKYMNKNSSYDIKIIKEKNLKNGILLETNKNKNDEQETEDINKKIKNCYYDFFEDDIKNLFGYDDYEKVEYFNYNNYKNKQDIQRKHNICENTNKNNIDKYNIKRNDGSNNRYSSSSSSSEFNFNKINENDNFSYDYITSNLKDKKKKVNNLISKTNSQHSLHNLYNTDLSSNKGFFFESPGDENINKNESYYFLTEKRNGNNSSDNNIVVTNKNKDDHITQNKSNILRPYFQNNNKKCSKDNIKKKINKEYGNNDSDISVSNSIDKCIEKKIDKNFSNNKDEYFTIKKSKERENTIKCVDKCDEKNKSLESFYYENIFKKKNKEDNVINIIDDEEEYAYNELVSNCDTFENQSLKNKDQDNGYKNTENYNSFIKNNEEIKKMRNEYKSLIQLIDTFIDESLNGSDLSNSLIDKKKSNEGDREKKNINNDFNKDEDSMKIIDGIYSDNKNKYIILKYDEDSLIEALEKLRIDKKKKKVYEREEEEEEKKKITKIDKSIFYKCNKKDQYETAIFILNQKNENKVLIEKFNVPLLYSQIKCLIDTQWLNDEVINFYLSMLQEYNEQKVKNDSSYFPKIFTFSTFFFQSLSSNGCYNYCKVSRWTKRKKVDIFSFDLILIPLHVGGNHWTLGSINIKDKKIKLYDSLNMPNKNFFEYIRRYIVDEAKDKKQIDINISTWEYDKNGNSEIGAPFQENGYDCGVFTCMFAKCLSFNREFDFNQNDIKEIRLKMVYEISKGYLAF is encoded by the exons atgaaTAGAATTGAATGGAATATAAAagatttatttgaaaaagacaaaaataataatgaagataaaacaaacaaatgtagtaaaaagataaattacgaagaaaaaaatgataacgATTCTTATTCTTCTAGCATAAATGCTTATAAAACTCCTATAATGGTAAAAAAGACTAACCAAACTTCAGAGAacaatcattattttttattaaaaaagaatagaaACAGTTTTAGTGAAAATGCccaaatatataataaattaaataagaaaatgaATCATAAATTAGCTAATAGATTAACTATAAAACTAAATAGtaacttaaataaaaataatgattcatatataaatagtGGTAATGATAAAACttctaataaatttaattttgctGACAAAGAAACAAAATCAAGTGGACTTCTTTGGAAGTGcgtaaaaaatgtttatacTTCTTTTACAACAGctgtaaagaaaaatattttcatcaaTGATAAGAATTTAGAGGATAATCATATTTCAAAAGAGAAATCAATTTCAAATAATTCTAGgataattaacaaaaaaatgaaaatcaaaaaatataaagacacaatattaaatgaatcttgtatattttcaaaaagaaaaaatgatttaatatcggataaatatatgaataaaaattcatcatatgatattaaaataattaaagagaaaaacttaaaaaatgGAATTTTACTTGaaactaataaaaacaaaaatgatGAACAAGAAACAGAGgatataaataagaaaataaaaaattgttattatgatttttttgaagatgatataaaaaacttATTTGGATATGATGATTATGAAAAAGtggaatattttaattataataattataagaaTAAACAAGATATTCAAAGAAAGCATAATATTTGCGAAAACacaaataaaaacaatattgataaatataatattaaacgAAATGATGGTAGCAATAATAGGTATTCATCTAGTTCAAGCTCTTctgaatttaattttaataaaattaatgaaaatgataactTTTCATACGATTATATAACATCTAATttaaaagacaaaaaaaaaaaagttaataatttaatttcaaAGACTAATAGCCAGCATTCATtgcataatttatataatactGACCTAAGCTCTAACaaaggttttttttttgaatcaCCAGgagatgaaaatataaataaaaatgaaagttattattttcttactgaaaaaagaaatggaaATAATAGTAGTGATAATAATATTGTAGTGActaataaaaacaaagatGATCATATTACGCAAAACAAAAGTAATATATTAAGGCCGTATTTCCAgaataacaataaaaaatgtagtaaagataatataaaaaaaaaaattaataaagaatatgGAAATAATGATAGTGATATAAGTGTGAGTAATAGTATTGACAAATGCATTGAAAagaaaatagataaaaattttagcAATAATAAAGACGAATATTTTacgataaaaaaaagtaaagaaagggaaaatacaataaaatgTGTAGATAAATGTGATGAAAAGAACAAAAGCTTGGAAAGTTtctattatgaaaatatttttaaaaaaaaaaataaagaagataatgtaataaatataatcgATGATGAAGAGGAGTATGCATATAATGAATTAGTTAGTAACTGTGATACTTTTGAAAATcaaagtttaaaaaataaagatcaAGATAATGGTTACAAAAATacagaaaattataatagtttcattaaaaataatgaagaaataaaaaaaatgaggaaTGAATATAAATCATTAATACAATTGATAGATACATTCATTGATGAAAGTTTAAATGGTAGTGATTTATCTAATTCtttaattgataaaaaaaaaagtaatgaaGGTGAtcgagaaaaaaaaaatataaataatgactTCAATAAAGATGAAGATAGTATGAAAATCATAGATGGAATTTATAGtgacaataaaaataagtatattatcTTAAAATATGATGAAGATTCGTTAATTGAAgcattagaaaaattaagaattgataagaagaaaaaaaaagtatatgaaagagaagaggaagaagaagaaaaaaaaaaaattacaaaaatagacaaaagtatattttataaatgtaataaaaaggATCAATATGAAACAgcaatatttatattaaatcaaaaaaatgaaaataaagtattaattgaaaaatttaatgttCCCCTATTGTATTCTCaaataaaatgtttaatAGATACACAATGGTTAAACGATGaagttattaatttttatttaagtaTGTTACAAGAATATAATGaacaaaaagttaaaaaCGATTCATCATATTTTCCAAAGATTTTTACTTTtagtacatttttttttcaatcaTTAAGTTCAAATGGGTGTTACAATTATTGTAAGGTATCCAGATggacaaaaagaaaaaaggttgatattttttcttttgatttAATTCTTATTCCATTACATGTAGGTGGAAATCATTGGACATTAGGATCgattaatataaaagataaaaaaattaaattatatgattctttaaatatgccaaataaaaacttttttgaatatataaGAAGGTATATCGTTGATGAAGcaaaagataaaaaacagatagatattaatatttctacGTGggaatatgataaaaatggaaattccgag attggGGCACCATTTCAAGAAAATGGATATGATTGTGGAGTATTTACATGTATGTTTGCAAAATGTTTAAGTTTTAATAGGGAATTTGATTTTAACCAAAATGATATAAAGGAAATACGATTAAAAATG gTTTATGAAATATCAAAAGGATATTTAGCATTTtga